One part of the Sciurus carolinensis chromosome 4, mSciCar1.2, whole genome shotgun sequence genome encodes these proteins:
- the LOC124982451 gene encoding olfactory receptor 6C2 — protein sequence MMRNHTTITTFILLGLTDDPKLQVLLFVFLFLTYMLSVMGNLTIITLTMVDSHLKTPMYFFLGNFSFLEVSFTTVCIPRFLYSLSTGDNTITYNACASQIFFVFLFGATEFFLLAAMSYDRYVAICKPLHYMTIMNNRVCTLLVLSCWVAGLMIIVPPLSVGLQLEFCDSNAIDHFSCDASPLLKISCSDTWILEQMVILVAVFALIITLVCVFLSYMYIIRTILRFPSVQQRKKAFSTCSSHMIVISITYGSCIFIYIKPSAKEEVAINKGVSVLTASVAPLLNPFIYTLRNKQVKHAFSDSIKKIVFLSKKKF from the coding sequence ATGATGAGGAACCACACGACAATAACAACTTTCATCCTGCTGGGACTGACGGATGACCCAAAACTGCAAGTTCtgctttttgtctttctgtttctcacataCATGTTGAGTGTAATGGGGAACCTGACAATTATCACCCTCACAATGGTAGATTCCCACCTTAAAACACCTATGTACTTCTTCCTAGGAAATTTTTCCTTCCTAGAAGTTTCATTTACTACTGTGTGTATCCCTAGATTCCTGTACAGTTTATCAACTGGAGACAATACCATTACCTACAATGCTTGTGcaagtcaaatattttttgtttttctctttggagCAACAGAATTTTTTCTCTTAGCAGCCATGTCCTAcgatcgctatgtggccatctgtaaacCCCTTCATTATATGACCATCATGAACAACAGAGTGTGTACTTTATTAGTCCTCTCCTGCTGGGTAGCTGGCTTGATGATTATTGTCCCACCCCTTAGCGTAGGCCTCCAGCTTGAATTCTGTGATTCTAATGCCATTGATCATTTCAGCTGTGATGCAAGTCCCCTCCTAAAGATCTCGTGCTCAGACACCTGGATATTAGAACAGATGGTTATACTTGTGGCTGTATTTGCGCTCATTATTACCCTAGTCTGTGTGTTTCTGTCCTACATGTACATCATCAGAACAATTCTGAGATTCCCCTCTGTTCAGCAAAGGAAAAAGGCCTtttccacctgctcctcccacatGATTGTGATTTCCATCACCTATGGGAGCTGTATTTTCATCTACATCAAGCCTTCAGCAAAGGAAGAAGTGGCCATAAATAAAGGAGTTTCAGTTCTCACCGCTTCTGTAGCACCCTTGCTGAACCCTTTCATCTACACCTTGAGGAACAAGCAAGTGAAACATGCTTTCAGTGACTCCATAAAGAAGATTGTATTTctctcaaagaagaaattttga
- the LOC124982450 gene encoding olfactory receptor 6C70-like isoform X2: MKNNSRQVEFILLGLTDNSQLQVVVFLFLLLNYTLSMIGNLTIIALTLLDCHLKNPMYFFLRHFSFLEISFTTTCIPKFLITIVTGEKTISYNDCVSQLFFYIFLGTTEFFLLTTMSYDRYVAICKPLHYTSIMNNKVCLQLVLSSWATGFLIVFPPLILGLDLDFCASNIIDHFMCDISPVLQLSCSDTRLLERIVFFTALMTLLLTLLLVILSYAHIIKTILNFPSAQQKKKAFSTCSSHMIVVSITYCSCIFIYIKPSSNERVTLCKRIAVLNTSVAPVLNPFIYTLRNQQVKKAFRAVFKKIFSALEK; encoded by the coding sequence atgaagaacaatTCAAGACAGGTAGAGTTTATCCTCCTGGGATTGACAGATAATTCACAGTTACAGGTAGTGGTTTTCTTATTTCTACTTCTAAATTACACGTTGAGTATGATAGGGAACTTGACCATCATTGCTCTCACTCTGCTGGATTGCCATCTCAAGAACCCAATGTATTTTTTCCTCCGtcatttctctttcctggaaATTTCATTCACAACTACTTGCATCCCCAAATTCCTAATCACCATTGTAACTGGGGAAAAGACTATTTCTTATAATGATTGCGTATCTCAgttgtttttttacattttcttggggactacagaattttttcttctgaCTACTATGTCTTATGACCGCTATGTTGCCATCTGCAAACCTTTGCATTATACATCCATCATGAACAACAAAGTTTGCCTTCAGCTTGTCCTGAGTTCTTGGGCAACTGGATTCCTGattgtttttcctcctctgattttGGGTCTTGACTTGGATTTTTGTGCTTCAAATATCATTGATCATTTCATGTGTGATATTTCTCCTGTACTACAACTTTCTTGCTCAGACACACGTTTACTAGAACGGATAGTTTTTTTCACAGCTTTGATGACACTCCTTCTCACATTATTATTAGTAATTCTTTCCTATGCTCACATCATCAAGACAATTCTAAACTTCCCTTCAgctcagcaaaagaaaaaagcctTTTCCACTTGCTCTTCTCACATGATTGTTGTCTCCATCACTTATTGCAGCTGCATATTTATCTATATAAAGCCATCATCAAATGAAAGAGTTACTTTATGCAAAAGAATAGCTGTGCTCAACACTTCAGTTGCCCCTGTGTTGAATCCATTCATTTACACTCTAAGGAATCAGCAAGTGAAAAAAGCCTTCAGAGCagtatttaaaaagatattttctgctttagaaaaataa
- the LOC124982450 gene encoding olfactory receptor 6C70-like isoform X1, protein MRVVFQVSFFILLGLTDNSQLQVVVFLFLLLNYTLSMIGNLTIIALTLLDCHLKNPMYFFLRHFSFLEISFTTTCIPKFLITIVTGEKTISYNDCVSQLFFYIFLGTTEFFLLTTMSYDRYVAICKPLHYTSIMNNKVCLQLVLSSWATGFLIVFPPLILGLDLDFCASNIIDHFMCDISPVLQLSCSDTRLLERIVFFTALMTLLLTLLLVILSYAHIIKTILNFPSAQQKKKAFSTCSSHMIVVSITYCSCIFIYIKPSSNERVTLCKRIAVLNTSVAPVLNPFIYTLRNQQVKKAFRAVFKKIFSALEK, encoded by the exons ATGAGAGTTGTTTTTCAGGTTagtttt TTTATCCTCCTGGGATTGACAGATAATTCACAGTTACAGGTAGTGGTTTTCTTATTTCTACTTCTAAATTACACGTTGAGTATGATAGGGAACTTGACCATCATTGCTCTCACTCTGCTGGATTGCCATCTCAAGAACCCAATGTATTTTTTCCTCCGtcatttctctttcctggaaATTTCATTCACAACTACTTGCATCCCCAAATTCCTAATCACCATTGTAACTGGGGAAAAGACTATTTCTTATAATGATTGCGTATCTCAgttgtttttttacattttcttggggactacagaattttttcttctgaCTACTATGTCTTATGACCGCTATGTTGCCATCTGCAAACCTTTGCATTATACATCCATCATGAACAACAAAGTTTGCCTTCAGCTTGTCCTGAGTTCTTGGGCAACTGGATTCCTGattgtttttcctcctctgattttGGGTCTTGACTTGGATTTTTGTGCTTCAAATATCATTGATCATTTCATGTGTGATATTTCTCCTGTACTACAACTTTCTTGCTCAGACACACGTTTACTAGAACGGATAGTTTTTTTCACAGCTTTGATGACACTCCTTCTCACATTATTATTAGTAATTCTTTCCTATGCTCACATCATCAAGACAATTCTAAACTTCCCTTCAgctcagcaaaagaaaaaagcctTTTCCACTTGCTCTTCTCACATGATTGTTGTCTCCATCACTTATTGCAGCTGCATATTTATCTATATAAAGCCATCATCAAATGAAAGAGTTACTTTATGCAAAAGAATAGCTGTGCTCAACACTTCAGTTGCCCCTGTGTTGAATCCATTCATTTACACTCTAAGGAATCAGCAAGTGAAAAAAGCCTTCAGAGCagtatttaaaaagatattttctgctttagaaaaataa
- the LOC124982909 gene encoding cyclin-dependent kinase 2-interacting protein-like translates to MEAKTLGIATPRKPVLSVSARKIKDNAADWHNLILKWETLSDAGFTTANNIANLKISLLSKDKIELNSSSPASSGNEEKMHLHYDKELEVLCEELQATLDGLTKILVKMEKLSSTTKGICELENYHYGEESERPRLFHTWPTTHFCSTR, encoded by the coding sequence ATGGAAGCAAAGACTCTTGGAATTGCAACACCCAGAAAGCCTGTCTTATCAGTCAGTGCTAGAAAAATTAAGGACAATGCAGCCGACTGGCACAATTTAATCCTGAAATGGGAAACCCTCAGTGATGCAGGTTTTACCACTGCAAATAACATTGCCAACTTGAAAATCAGTTTATTGAGTAAAGACAAGATCGAATTAAATAGCAGCAGCCCAGCTTccagtgggaatgaagaaaagatgcATCTACACTATGATAAGGAGCTTGAGGTGCTATGTGAGGAATTGCAGGCTACCTTGGATGGTTTGACCAAAATCCTGGTGAAAATGGAAAAACTGTCTTCAACTACCAAGGGAATTTGTGAACTAGAAAATTATCATTATGGGGAGGAGAGTGAGCGGCCCCGTCTGTTTCACACGTGGCCTACAACCCACTTCTGCTCAACAAGGTAA